The following are encoded together in the Myxococcus virescens genome:
- a CDS encoding HK97 gp10 family phage protein: MAKRLEVGGAQGADKVRRELDKLAKEAPRAVSRALYQQGMQVWADSVKRAPVKDGVLRSSAYVAPPTQRGDYVAVEAGFGTRYAVNQHEGTNYNHPRGGEAHYLQKAVANVASLEKIAAFARRNLETGKGTGALPAGVPRRPPTSPQPKWQLHQRAKERAHKRREKRQKRAEARRLKRAEKEYRRKQKRKEKRAEATKRRQIARAYRKERQKQRRRDRRLLRKARREERRKLQKKARRERREARRLERRQRKAQRAYEAKVRRKQRREQLRLRRAQARFNRKERQKQRRLQKQQQAKLARLEQKQRAHEAKLAKRELVRRRRLARLQREDEARMKKQQAKRAAQQAAFLKRMRPKKRKPKGTTKKRKKRKRRRA, from the coding sequence ATGGCCAAGCGCCTCGAAGTCGGCGGCGCGCAGGGCGCGGACAAGGTGCGGCGCGAGCTGGACAAGCTGGCGAAGGAGGCGCCCCGCGCAGTGTCCCGCGCCCTCTACCAGCAGGGCATGCAGGTGTGGGCCGACTCGGTGAAGCGCGCCCCGGTGAAGGACGGCGTCCTCCGCAGCTCGGCTTACGTGGCGCCGCCCACGCAGCGCGGGGACTACGTGGCAGTCGAGGCCGGCTTCGGGACGCGCTACGCGGTAAACCAGCACGAGGGCACCAACTACAACCACCCGCGGGGCGGCGAGGCCCACTACCTCCAGAAGGCCGTGGCCAACGTGGCCAGCCTGGAGAAGATTGCCGCCTTCGCCCGGCGCAACCTGGAGACAGGGAAGGGAACCGGAGCGCTCCCCGCTGGCGTGCCGCGCCGTCCGCCCACGTCCCCTCAGCCGAAGTGGCAGCTGCACCAGCGCGCGAAGGAGCGCGCCCACAAGAGGCGAGAGAAGCGGCAGAAGCGAGCCGAGGCCCGGCGCCTGAAGCGAGCGGAGAAGGAGTACCGCCGCAAGCAGAAGCGGAAGGAGAAGCGGGCGGAGGCCACGAAGCGGCGGCAGATTGCCCGCGCGTACCGGAAGGAGCGGCAGAAGCAGCGCCGTCGGGATAGGCGCCTGCTGCGGAAGGCCAGGCGCGAGGAGCGGCGGAAGCTCCAGAAGAAGGCGCGCCGCGAGCGCCGTGAAGCGCGTCGGCTGGAGCGACGCCAGCGCAAGGCCCAGCGCGCCTACGAGGCGAAGGTGAGGCGCAAGCAGCGCCGCGAGCAGTTGCGCCTGCGCCGGGCACAGGCGCGCTTCAACCGGAAGGAGCGGCAGAAGCAGCGCCGCCTCCAGAAGCAGCAGCAAGCCAAGCTGGCGCGGCTGGAGCAGAAGCAGCGCGCCCACGAGGCCAAGCTGGCGAAGAGGGAATTGGTGCGCCGCCGTCGACTGGCCCGTCTCCAGCGGGAAGACGAGGCGCGCATGAAGAAGCAGCAGGCGAAGAGGGCGGCCCAGCAGGCGGCCTTCCTCAAGCGCATGAGGCCCAAGAAGCGCAAGCCGAAGGGCACCACGAAGAAGCGGAAGAAGCGCAAGCGGAGGCGGGCGTGA